In Peromyscus eremicus chromosome 2, PerEre_H2_v1, whole genome shotgun sequence, a single genomic region encodes these proteins:
- the LOC131904679 gene encoding small vasohibin-binding protein-like, whose amino-acid sequence MDPPDREEKSKVKEPVFRVEKAKQKSAQQELKQRQRAEIYALSRVLTDLEQQQFDEFCKQMQPPGE is encoded by the coding sequence ATGGATCCACCTGACCGGGAAGAAAAATCCAAAGTTAAAGAACCTGTCTTCAGAGTGGAGAAGGCTAAGCAGAAATCTGCCCAGCAGGAGCTGAAGCAAAGACAAAGAGCAGAGATCTACGCTCTCAGCAGAGTCCTGACAGACCTGGAGCAACAGCAGTTTGATGAGTTCTGTAAGCAAATGCAGCCACCTGGGGAGTGA